Within the Thermococcus sp. genome, the region ACACGATACTCGGCCTCGACAAACGCTTGGCCCTGGGGAAGATAAACGACCCTGTAATAGCGGTGGACATAAAGGTCGGCGAGGTCATGAGTGTTGCCAAACATCCGAACGCTGACAGGCTTTTGGTCACGAACGTCAACATAGGAGACAGAGCGATTACCGTAGTGACGAACGATTTGAGCGTTAAGGAAGGAAACCGCGTGGCGGTCGCGTTACTCCCGCCGGCGAACTTCAGGGGGATAGTGAGCGAGGGAATGTTCCTTGGAGCTGGGAAAGGCGTTCTAAAGGACGTTAAAGGAGAAATCGGAGGGCTTCCGAAGGGGATTCCCCTTGAGGCTCTCAACGAGACGAGGAATTTAGTTGAGGCTTTCCTGAAGGGCTGACTTCCTTTTGACAACTTTTTGGAGAAAAAATTATAACCCTCGACTGTCATATTCTTCCGGTAGTGTTGTGTCTGGAAGAAGGGTTATCCTCGCCGTTGTCGTTGCTCTTACACTAGTTCTTACCTTCGTTTTGAGCCAGAGCCTGGAAAGGAATGAAAGGCCCGGGAAATCTCTCTTTCTATCTGCCCCCTCCGGGAATACGGCCCCCTGGCTGGTCTGGAACAGGTGAGTGCCTTCAACGGCACTCTGGTCTACAAAACAGGAGAGAGCTTCGCGGTTAAAGTCAAAAACTCAACGTACCTCACTAACGCGAGCGAGGTCTTTTTCTTCAACTGGGGCTTCGTTGCCGTTGGGAATGAGAGCGAGGTGAGAATGGTTCCCTTCGTGAAGTTCAACGTTGACGTCTACGGCAGAACCAACGTGAGTACAGGCAACTTAACCGCAGAGGTCCCGGTTGTTG harbors:
- a CDS encoding tRNA-binding protein is translated as MWDTSKDYRLLVAEKAIELFLKTIEGAKFKGHWDKKRAIKLGKEMLPEIQAMRYSYIEPKELIETPQMKSLKEKALEIVEALGGEDWHHKFISNASKDEREKVEEQVAKIRFFLNTILGLDKRLALGKINDPVIAVDIKVGEVMSVAKHPNADRLLVTNVNIGDRAITVVTNDLSVKEGNRVAVALLPPANFRGIVSEGMFLGAGKGVLKDVKGEIGGLPKGIPLEALNETRNLVEAFLKG